In Candidatus Hinthialibacter antarcticus, one genomic interval encodes:
- a CDS encoding carbon-nitrogen hydrolase family protein, with protein sequence MKYWGLIAAIMLGLPAFALEQTLPGAEWKTRSPQEVELEQATLDKVAEYLGGRGFIARHGYQVYTWGNYKKRGDVASACKPLFSHFLFKALEDKRIPNLDQPVVELEPRLNDINADKGYPDRKITWRHMANQISCYGLVEAPGTAFAYNDWQMALFWDSLFKGVYKAEFENVDETVFHPMLTDLIQCQDNPSMMAFGSGNRPGRVSISPRDFARFGLLYQHDGAWGEKRLLDAALAKQAITSPLPADLPRAGKQAADMIAGQRSLGSERIPDNQCDHVGSYSWLWWINGVNAKSERRWPDAPHDVFSALGHRNGMRGMAVLPGLDIVISWNDSRIGDMPEEPHPLNEAFRLLTSAVITPSKKEQSMSNPPDSVRVAMAQIFCLDGDREGNFVRIENAIQEAKASNAEIICFPETAILGWVNSDAHERAFPIPGDDSNRLCQLAKHYSIYICIGLAEKNGADLHDSAILIDDQGSILLKHRKMNILSELMTPSYQPGTDIKVVDTKFGRIGLLICADSFIEENLQRMAKLKPNLVLVPYGWAAPEDKWPRHGEELEKTVSRAALTIGAPLVGTDLVGAISKGPWTGWIYGGQSVASDAEGNIITTAKDRERDIHVVEIQLN encoded by the coding sequence ATGAAATACTGGGGACTAATTGCGGCAATCATGCTTGGACTTCCCGCGTTCGCGCTTGAGCAAACGCTTCCCGGCGCTGAATGGAAAACGCGTTCTCCGCAAGAAGTCGAACTAGAGCAAGCGACATTAGACAAAGTCGCCGAATACCTCGGCGGACGCGGTTTCATCGCCCGGCATGGATACCAGGTTTATACATGGGGCAATTATAAAAAACGCGGCGACGTGGCCTCCGCCTGTAAACCGTTGTTTTCGCATTTTCTGTTTAAAGCGCTGGAAGACAAGCGCATCCCCAACCTCGACCAGCCCGTTGTTGAATTAGAGCCTCGCCTGAATGACATTAATGCTGACAAGGGATATCCTGACCGTAAAATCACATGGCGACACATGGCGAACCAGATTTCTTGCTATGGGTTGGTTGAAGCCCCTGGAACCGCATTCGCCTATAACGACTGGCAGATGGCGCTTTTCTGGGACAGCCTGTTTAAAGGCGTTTACAAAGCAGAGTTTGAAAATGTGGATGAAACCGTATTTCATCCAATGCTCACTGATTTGATTCAATGTCAGGACAATCCCAGTATGATGGCCTTCGGGTCAGGAAATCGTCCGGGCCGCGTCTCGATTTCGCCGAGAGACTTTGCCCGCTTTGGGCTGTTGTATCAACATGATGGAGCATGGGGCGAAAAGCGCTTACTCGATGCAGCGTTAGCCAAACAAGCGATCACTTCACCCTTGCCCGCCGACCTTCCGCGAGCAGGAAAACAAGCAGCGGATATGATTGCAGGCCAGCGTTCACTTGGCTCTGAGCGCATCCCCGATAATCAATGCGACCATGTTGGTAGTTATAGTTGGCTATGGTGGATCAACGGCGTCAATGCAAAAAGCGAACGGCGCTGGCCTGATGCGCCGCATGACGTGTTCTCCGCCCTGGGCCACCGCAATGGAATGCGCGGCATGGCAGTCTTGCCCGGCCTCGATATCGTCATTTCGTGGAACGATTCACGCATCGGCGATATGCCCGAAGAGCCTCACCCGCTGAACGAAGCCTTTCGCTTACTCACCAGCGCGGTCATTACGCCGTCAAAGAAGGAGCAGTCTATGTCAAATCCTCCAGATTCCGTCCGCGTGGCGATGGCGCAAATCTTCTGCCTCGACGGCGACCGCGAAGGAAATTTTGTACGCATTGAAAACGCGATACAGGAAGCGAAAGCCTCAAATGCAGAGATTATTTGCTTTCCAGAAACCGCGATTTTAGGCTGGGTCAACAGCGACGCTCATGAGCGGGCGTTCCCCATCCCGGGCGACGACAGCAACCGGCTCTGCCAATTGGCGAAACATTATTCTATTTATATCTGTATCGGCCTTGCGGAAAAAAATGGCGCCGATTTACATGACTCTGCGATTCTAATCGACGATCAAGGGAGTATCCTCCTCAAGCATCGCAAGATGAATATCCTCTCCGAATTGATGACGCCGTCTTATCAGCCTGGAACCGACATCAAAGTTGTTGATACAAAATTCGGGCGAATTGGATTGTTGATTTGCGCGGATAGTTTCATTGAAGAAAACCTTCAACGAATGGCAAAATTAAAACCCAACTTAGTGCTTGTTCCGTATGGATGGGCGGCGCCGGAAGACAAATGGCCGCGCCATGGAGAAGAACTCGAGAAGACGGTATCCCGCGCAGCGTTGACCATCGGCGCCCCGTTAGTCGGAACCGACCTTGTCGGCGCCATCAGCAAAGGTCCATGGACGGGTTGGATTTATGGCGGACAAAGCGTCGCGTCAGACGCAGAGGGCAACATCATCACAACCGCCAAAGATCGCGAACGCGACATCCATGTCGTTGAAATTCAATTGAATTAG
- a CDS encoding glycosyltransferase has protein sequence MMMTKCEPAPHIVMLHKAYPPWVGGVERHIRDVSEALVERGWRVTALVCNDARFETREWRGGVRVIRVPRWGSVLSQPLTTRYAHWLKRLKPDIVHAHTPFPLAWLMVRRVPKSTPVICTWHSDIVRQKAIMPLLRPFELGFLKRCNQIVATSPRLIEFSRALRPVKDRCVSIPLSLPPCGHNKLSNAIAFSETQPEHAKPTLLFVGRLVGYKGLKYLIQAMKSLDAHLLIAGDGPLRGVLQTQVERAGLADRISFLGYVDDETKRSLYRAADVFVLPSVSANEAFGYVLLEAMSEGLPVVTCDLPTGVSYVNQHQQTGLIVPPKNADALREAIQLLISDISLRREYGAAARRRVESEFDFNRTLDSLEAVYRQSLPG, from the coding sequence ATGATGATGACTAAATGCGAACCGGCGCCGCATATCGTGATGCTTCACAAAGCGTATCCCCCGTGGGTGGGCGGCGTGGAGCGGCATATTCGCGATGTGAGCGAGGCGTTGGTTGAACGCGGGTGGCGCGTAACTGCGCTCGTCTGTAATGACGCGCGGTTTGAAACCCGCGAATGGCGCGGCGGCGTTCGGGTCATTCGCGTCCCGCGATGGGGAAGCGTGTTATCGCAGCCGTTAACGACTCGGTATGCGCACTGGCTAAAGCGCCTGAAACCGGATATCGTCCATGCTCATACGCCGTTTCCGCTGGCGTGGCTGATGGTCAGGCGTGTCCCGAAATCAACGCCCGTCATCTGCACTTGGCATAGCGACATTGTCCGGCAAAAAGCGATCATGCCGCTGCTGCGTCCATTTGAATTAGGATTTCTAAAGCGTTGCAACCAGATCGTTGCGACTTCGCCGCGATTGATTGAATTTTCCCGTGCATTGCGCCCAGTGAAAGACCGATGCGTATCTATTCCATTGAGTTTGCCGCCTTGCGGTCACAACAAACTGAGCAATGCTATCGCTTTTTCAGAAACCCAGCCGGAGCACGCGAAACCTACCTTATTATTTGTTGGACGCTTGGTTGGCTATAAGGGCTTGAAGTATCTTATACAAGCAATGAAATCACTCGACGCCCATCTATTGATCGCTGGCGACGGCCCGTTGCGGGGCGTATTACAAACTCAGGTGGAACGCGCGGGACTCGCTGACCGAATTTCATTTCTTGGGTATGTTGATGATGAGACAAAGCGAAGTTTATATCGCGCGGCGGACGTATTTGTCTTGCCTTCGGTTTCAGCCAATGAAGCGTTTGGCTATGTGCTGCTTGAAGCCATGAGCGAAGGGCTTCCAGTGGTGACTTGCGATTTGCCGACTGGAGTTTCGTATGTGAATCAACATCAACAAACGGGCTTGATTGTTCCACCCAAAAATGCGGACGCATTAAGAGAAGCCATACAGCTATTAATCAGCGATATATCATTGCGGCGCGAATATGGAGCGGCTGCCCGGCGGAGAGTTGAGTCGGAATTTGATTTCAATCGAACTCTTGATTCGCTTGAGGCGGTTTACCGTCAGTCGCTGCCGGGTTGA
- the smpB gene encoding SsrA-binding protein SmpB, with protein MSKAHSEDNPKQIVAQNRKARYDYHFLETFQVGVVLQGTEVKSLRQGKANLQDSHASINNGEIFLYDCHISPYEQGNVFNHDPKRRRKLLMHKSEIVRLFGKVQQKGYTLVPLRIYFTRGKAKLDIALAQGKKQFDKREDIKRRDMDREVRRAELR; from the coding sequence ATGTCAAAAGCACACTCAGAAGACAATCCAAAACAGATCGTCGCGCAAAACCGAAAAGCGCGATATGACTATCATTTTCTAGAAACCTTCCAGGTTGGCGTCGTTTTGCAAGGCACCGAAGTCAAATCGTTGCGTCAAGGAAAAGCCAACCTGCAAGATAGCCACGCCAGCATCAATAATGGAGAAATCTTCTTATACGATTGCCATATCAGCCCCTATGAACAGGGCAATGTTTTTAATCATGACCCCAAGCGCCGCCGCAAACTCCTGATGCACAAAAGCGAAATCGTGCGTTTGTTTGGCAAAGTCCAGCAAAAAGGCTATACGCTGGTTCCATTGCGAATTTACTTTACCCGGGGCAAAGCCAAACTCGATATTGCATTGGCGCAAGGCAAAAAGCAATTTGACAAGCGTGAAGACATTAAGCGCCGCGATATGGACCGCGAAGTGCGCCGCGCAGAACTCCGTTAG
- the lptB gene encoding LPS export ABC transporter ATP-binding protein yields the protein MRGKNAPILEARSLVKRFGARTVVNQVSVEVHAREIVGLLGPNGAGKTTSFRMIMGILAPDDGEIFLDGVDIARRTLTQRARMGVGYLAQEPSIFRRLTIEQNIMVVLENMPLSASERNAHCRQLLKEAELTHLLGRKAETLSGGEKRRLEICRALAARPRILLLDEPFSGVDPIAVSELQDIIQKLKERGLGILITDHSVRETLEVTDRSYIIHEGKILTQGSANKLVKDPIVRETYLGEKFYYRDEK from the coding sequence ATGAGAGGCAAGAACGCGCCCATTCTAGAAGCTCGCTCGTTGGTGAAGCGCTTTGGCGCCCGCACTGTGGTGAATCAAGTAAGCGTTGAAGTTCACGCCCGCGAAATTGTAGGACTGTTAGGCCCTAACGGAGCAGGCAAGACAACCTCGTTCCGTATGATTATGGGTATCTTGGCGCCGGATGATGGAGAGATTTTTCTAGACGGCGTCGATATCGCCCGGCGAACATTAACGCAACGCGCGCGCATGGGCGTCGGGTATTTGGCGCAAGAGCCGTCCATCTTTCGCCGTCTGACCATTGAGCAAAATATCATGGTTGTGTTAGAAAACATGCCCTTAAGCGCATCCGAACGCAATGCGCATTGTCGTCAATTGCTTAAAGAAGCCGAACTCACTCACCTATTGGGCCGCAAGGCGGAGACGCTTTCGGGCGGCGAAAAACGCCGATTAGAAATTTGTCGCGCCTTGGCTGCGCGCCCTCGAATCTTACTACTGGATGAGCCGTTTTCCGGCGTGGACCCGATTGCGGTGTCGGAACTACAAGACATCATTCAAAAACTCAAAGAACGCGGTCTTGGTATTTTGATTACCGACCATAGCGTACGTGAAACGTTGGAAGTGACTGACCGCTCTTACATTATTCACGAAGGCAAAATCCTCACCCAGGGTTCCGCAAATAAACTGGTCAAAGACCCCATTGTGAGAGAGACATACCTGGGTGAAAAGTTTTATTATCGTGACGAAAAGTAA
- the tilS gene encoding tRNA lysidine(34) synthetase TilS — translation MTTYAYTFRERALNAIQRYGMLKKGARPLLAVSGGPDSVALLDVFSRLQDELNLDIHVCHVNHGLRGSASFEDERFVVQLTGRYILPLTVRRFEPDEIETIRAGNLEEEARNLRYQKLIHTAEELNLSPIVTGHTLSDQAETVLHRIVRSSGITGLSAIAPMRNDVEPPVVRPLISHTRDEIMQYIQEEKLEYCRDQMNEELAFTRVRIRKELLPLIRDTLNPNIEEALGRLACVAQEEETFWNQWIDGVHQQIGEAEEDSPADRERFLRLSRAEQRRLLRRYIQTYNVDLSFVNVDDSIELLMGEKPQGEIHISSEVRLYRRYDRFYFAGPSLPAEPMTEIVLKAPGVTVISDLRIEAVVQEFPAEVKHLPPQGAWVGEFDAGKVMRPITVRTRRDGDVIRPLGMSGTKKIKKILQEKQIPQEERERLPLVFMNNETAWAPGCCLSQSFCVDHNTQTILRIVIRKI, via the coding sequence ATGACGACTTACGCCTATACCTTTCGTGAACGAGCGCTGAACGCCATTCAACGATACGGCATGTTGAAGAAAGGCGCGCGTCCGCTGTTGGCTGTATCCGGCGGCCCTGATTCTGTCGCGCTGCTGGATGTGTTCTCCCGCTTACAAGATGAACTCAACCTGGATATTCACGTTTGCCATGTCAATCATGGATTGCGCGGCTCAGCATCTTTTGAAGACGAACGCTTCGTTGTCCAACTGACGGGGCGTTATATTCTTCCACTCACCGTACGCCGGTTTGAGCCGGATGAAATTGAAACAATCCGCGCAGGCAATCTGGAAGAAGAAGCGCGCAATTTGCGCTATCAAAAACTCATCCATACCGCAGAAGAACTCAACCTGTCGCCCATCGTGACGGGCCATACTTTGAGCGACCAGGCGGAAACCGTATTACACCGGATTGTTCGTTCCAGCGGCATAACCGGTTTGAGCGCGATTGCTCCTATGCGAAATGATGTCGAGCCTCCGGTTGTGCGTCCTTTGATTTCGCATACCCGCGACGAGATCATGCAGTATATTCAAGAAGAAAAACTCGAATATTGCCGCGACCAGATGAATGAGGAACTGGCGTTTACGCGAGTGCGAATTCGTAAGGAATTACTACCGCTGATTCGAGATACATTAAACCCGAACATTGAAGAAGCGCTTGGCCGGCTCGCGTGCGTCGCGCAAGAAGAAGAAACCTTTTGGAACCAGTGGATAGACGGCGTACATCAGCAGATTGGCGAGGCGGAAGAAGACTCGCCGGCCGACCGGGAGCGCTTTTTGCGTCTAAGCCGGGCCGAGCAGCGCCGATTGCTGCGGCGATATATTCAAACGTATAACGTCGATCTCTCATTCGTGAATGTTGACGATTCAATCGAATTGCTGATGGGAGAAAAACCGCAAGGCGAAATTCATATCAGCAGCGAAGTCCGCTTGTATCGGCGTTATGACCGCTTCTATTTTGCGGGGCCATCTCTGCCAGCCGAGCCAATGACTGAGATTGTGTTGAAGGCGCCGGGTGTGACGGTGATTTCTGACTTGCGCATCGAAGCCGTTGTTCAGGAATTTCCCGCTGAGGTGAAGCACCTGCCCCCGCAGGGCGCCTGGGTCGGAGAATTTGACGCAGGCAAAGTCATGCGCCCCATCACGGTCCGTACACGTAGGGACGGCGACGTGATTCGTCCGCTCGGCATGAGTGGAACCAAAAAGATCAAAAAAATATTGCAAGAAAAACAAATTCCTCAAGAAGAACGTGAACGCCTCCCGCTGGTATTTATGAACAATGAAACGGCCTGGGCGCCGGGATGTTGCCTCTCTCAATCATTTTGCGTTGACCACAACACTCAAACCATTTTGCGAATTGTCATTCGGAAAATCTAA
- a CDS encoding calcium/sodium antiporter has translation MLYVMLAAGFLMLFFGGEALIRGAASLAKRIGVSPLVIGLTVVGFGTSMPEMVVSVQASLVKQPDISVGNVVGSNIANILLILGVTAIISPLKCKPALLYRDSSIMVAATIFFVTISFWGTIGAATGVFMLASLAAFIFYTYWSEAKWNAPSAELRTQTADLAPQEYNIIFSMTLIVIGLGLLIAGSRFFVGGAVGLSRQWGVPEAIIGLTLVAVGTSLPELATSVLAAFRGQSDVAVGNIIGSNIFNILGILGVASIIAPIAVSSQIATFDNWVMLSVALLLCSFMFTGWKISRWEGAIFLVVYCVYIFILY, from the coding sequence ATGCTCTACGTTATGCTTGCTGCTGGATTTCTTATGTTGTTTTTTGGCGGTGAAGCATTAATTCGCGGCGCCGCATCGTTAGCAAAACGCATCGGCGTTTCTCCATTGGTGATCGGTTTAACTGTAGTGGGCTTTGGTACGTCAATGCCGGAAATGGTGGTGAGCGTTCAGGCGTCGCTTGTAAAACAACCTGATATCTCCGTCGGAAACGTGGTTGGAAGCAACATCGCCAATATTCTATTAATACTGGGCGTCACTGCGATCATATCCCCTCTGAAATGCAAACCTGCTTTGTTGTACCGCGACTCTAGCATCATGGTTGCCGCCACTATTTTCTTTGTTACCATATCGTTTTGGGGAACGATCGGGGCTGCGACCGGCGTATTCATGTTGGCGTCATTGGCGGCGTTTATTTTTTACACCTATTGGTCAGAAGCAAAGTGGAACGCCCCTTCAGCCGAACTCCGAACGCAAACCGCTGATTTGGCGCCGCAAGAATACAACATCATTTTCAGCATGACGTTAATCGTGATCGGCCTTGGGTTGTTAATTGCAGGTTCACGTTTTTTTGTCGGCGGCGCAGTCGGTTTGTCGCGCCAGTGGGGCGTTCCCGAAGCGATCATCGGGCTTACTCTGGTCGCAGTCGGAACTTCGCTTCCTGAACTTGCAACATCAGTTCTTGCTGCATTTCGCGGTCAAAGCGATGTCGCCGTCGGTAACATCATCGGCAGTAATATTTTCAATATATTGGGAATACTCGGCGTTGCGTCCATCATAGCGCCTATTGCAGTCTCTTCTCAAATTGCTACCTTTGATAATTGGGTGATGCTCAGCGTCGCGCTTTTGTTATGTTCGTTCATGTTTACCGGATGGAAAATCAGCCGCTGGGAAGGCGCTATTTTTTTAGTGGTATATTGCGTATACATATTTATCTTGTATTAG
- a CDS encoding nucleotide sugar dehydrogenase: MMLDALKSRIKNREAVVGVVGLGYVGLPIVMITTQAGFRTIGFDIDNKKVESLQKGESYIHHIPSDDIKKLRDGGLFEATTAYKRLSDVDAILICVPTPLNEFREPDLAAVDATADAIAETLRKGQLVILESTTYPGTTEERIRPRLEEKGFKAGEDFFLTYSPEREDPGRKDHTTRTIPKVFGGTTPNCLDAGTTLYECIFETVVQVSSTQAAELTKLLENIFRSVNIALVNELKMLCDRMDIDVWEVIGAASTKPFGYQPFYPGPGLGGHCIPIDPFYLTWKAREYEFSTRFIELAGEVNTGMPRFVVGKLVETLAKSGVLIKDAKILVLGVAYKKDVDDVRESPALKVVEIMKEWNMDVSYHDPYIPVYPKGRHGDLGLSSVPLTKETVENSDAVFILTDHNCIDYSWVVEHAKIVVDTRNATKDVANHREKIVKA; encoded by the coding sequence ATGATGTTAGACGCGCTGAAATCACGAATCAAAAACCGCGAAGCTGTCGTCGGGGTGGTGGGGTTGGGTTACGTTGGGTTGCCCATCGTGATGATTACGACGCAAGCAGGATTCCGAACCATTGGGTTTGATATAGATAACAAAAAAGTTGAGTCCTTACAAAAAGGGGAATCTTATATTCACCATATTCCCTCAGACGATATCAAAAAATTACGCGATGGCGGTTTGTTTGAAGCGACCACTGCGTATAAGCGTTTATCCGATGTGGATGCAATTCTCATTTGCGTACCAACGCCGTTGAACGAATTCCGCGAGCCTGATCTCGCCGCCGTTGATGCAACCGCAGATGCGATTGCTGAAACGCTTCGTAAAGGGCAGCTGGTTATTTTAGAAAGCACGACCTACCCCGGTACCACAGAAGAACGCATCCGTCCGCGTTTAGAAGAAAAAGGCTTTAAGGCGGGTGAAGATTTCTTCTTGACCTATTCGCCTGAGCGTGAAGACCCGGGCAGAAAAGACCATACCACCCGAACGATTCCGAAGGTGTTTGGCGGGACAACGCCAAATTGTCTTGATGCGGGTACGACCTTATATGAATGTATTTTTGAAACGGTTGTGCAAGTATCCTCGACGCAAGCGGCGGAATTGACGAAGTTGCTGGAGAATATTTTCCGCTCCGTCAACATCGCTTTAGTGAACGAACTCAAAATGCTCTGCGACCGCATGGACATCGACGTGTGGGAAGTCATTGGCGCCGCGTCAACCAAACCGTTTGGCTACCAACCATTTTATCCTGGCCCTGGATTGGGCGGACACTGTATTCCCATAGATCCATTTTATCTTACTTGGAAAGCGCGCGAGTATGAATTTTCGACCCGCTTCATTGAGCTCGCTGGCGAAGTGAATACGGGAATGCCGCGTTTTGTCGTCGGTAAATTGGTCGAAACATTAGCGAAATCCGGCGTCTTAATTAAGGACGCTAAAATTCTTGTCCTTGGCGTTGCATACAAAAAAGACGTTGATGATGTGCGCGAATCGCCTGCGCTTAAGGTCGTTGAAATAATGAAAGAATGGAATATGGATGTGAGTTACCATGATCCGTATATTCCTGTGTATCCCAAAGGCCGCCATGGCGATCTTGGGCTTTCTTCGGTTCCTCTCACGAAAGAGACAGTAGAAAATTCGGACGCGGTATTTATCTTGACCGACCATAATTGCATCGACTATTCGTGGGTGGTTGAACACGCAAAGATAGTAGTTGATACGCGCAACGCCACCAAAGACGTTGCAAATCACCGGGAGAAAATAGTTAAGGCGTAA
- a CDS encoding Fur family transcriptional regulator codes for MRKSSPKEIEERIQEFNSLCREHGLKVTHQRIEIYRALLESDDHPTAEDVYNRIRDKIPMVSVDTIYRTLALFEEHKLISRVQCLSDKGRFDKNLDKHHHFICVECKSVFDFYWPEFEKISLPKSAKEYGKIMNEKVELMGVCNKCQNYNE; via the coding sequence GTGCGCAAAAGCAGCCCAAAGGAAATTGAAGAGCGGATTCAAGAGTTTAATTCCCTTTGCCGGGAACACGGCCTCAAAGTAACTCATCAAAGAATTGAAATCTATCGCGCGTTGCTTGAATCAGACGATCATCCGACTGCGGAAGATGTCTATAACCGCATTCGCGATAAAATTCCAATGGTTTCGGTTGACACCATTTACCGCACACTCGCGCTCTTTGAAGAACACAAACTTATTTCACGAGTTCAGTGCTTATCAGATAAAGGGCGCTTTGATAAAAATTTGGATAAACACCACCATTTTATTTGCGTAGAATGTAAGTCGGTTTTTGATTTTTATTGGCCTGAATTTGAGAAAATTTCTTTGCCCAAAAGCGCAAAAGAATATGGCAAGATTATGAATGAAAAAGTTGAACTGATGGGCGTCTGCAATAAATGCCAAAATTACAATGAGTGA
- a CDS encoding lysophospholipid acyltransferase family protein — protein sequence MSDSNRVPILASYAAYAYIQAVGITNRFEAIGRPFTKKQIREDGPFIFCFWHSCQIFPLYYYKNTKISTLVSQSRDGEFIAQTMYRFGFHASRGSSSNRGVGGLRDLLHHLKDGKCAAITPDGPRGPREVAHAGIVQLAHLAKIPILPVAWSSSRCIRFHKSWDKFIAPLPFGKIRQVVGNPIEVPADADKTVMEAKRLEVQNELRRITIIADEIMPENQRIQPGSD from the coding sequence ATGTCTGATTCAAATCGCGTCCCAATTCTCGCTTCTTACGCCGCCTACGCCTATATTCAGGCGGTCGGGATCACAAACCGCTTTGAAGCAATCGGCAGGCCATTCACGAAGAAACAAATTCGAGAAGACGGCCCATTCATTTTTTGTTTTTGGCACAGCTGCCAGATATTTCCTCTTTACTATTACAAAAACACAAAAATCTCGACGCTGGTTTCACAAAGCCGGGACGGTGAGTTCATCGCTCAAACCATGTACCGTTTTGGTTTCCATGCAAGCCGGGGTTCGAGTTCGAACCGGGGCGTCGGTGGACTCCGAGACTTATTGCATCACTTAAAAGATGGAAAATGCGCCGCGATCACCCCCGATGGGCCGCGCGGTCCGCGAGAAGTTGCTCACGCAGGAATCGTTCAATTGGCGCACTTGGCGAAGATCCCCATTTTGCCTGTTGCCTGGTCAAGCAGCCGATGCATTCGTTTTCACAAAAGTTGGGACAAGTTCATTGCCCCCCTGCCCTTCGGAAAAATCCGCCAGGTTGTTGGAAACCCAATCGAAGTTCCAGCCGATGCAGACAAAACAGTAATGGAAGCAAAACGCCTTGAAGTCCAAAATGAACTGCGACGGATCACAATAATTGCAGATGAAATCATGCCGGAAAATCAGCGGATTCAACCCGGCAGCGACTGA
- a CDS encoding methyltransferase domain-containing protein — protein sequence MMNQETSREQVAHDLKRYYQTSTLYRDDLQTHDERFLEPYLILIERYVQPPARVLDVGCGTALSTRMLMQRGFDTVGVDLSPLFLRVEKESHPATDLSAADATQLPFEDESFDVVAAFEFIEHAPNVPALLDELKRVLRPQGFLFFHSPNLISPYLPAYDIARMMCGGEGRPVFAETLSQAWGWLGGNLMLSLKKWAHPKPGFTYRDPDLSERRIGGDADSVYLANPLDLASYLKRHGFIIDQRAHAMSFKNKVLAAVTPNFAPYMGLVAHKRSRT from the coding sequence ATGATGAACCAAGAGACGTCGCGGGAGCAGGTCGCTCATGATCTGAAACGCTACTATCAGACTAGCACGCTTTACCGCGACGATCTTCAGACGCATGATGAGCGTTTTCTGGAGCCGTATCTCATATTAATTGAACGCTACGTTCAACCGCCTGCGCGTGTGTTGGACGTAGGCTGCGGGACGGCGCTTTCAACCCGGATGTTGATGCAGCGCGGGTTTGATACCGTTGGCGTTGACCTTTCGCCGCTGTTTTTGCGCGTCGAAAAAGAAAGCCATCCCGCGACGGATTTGTCTGCTGCCGACGCGACCCAACTTCCATTTGAGGACGAGTCGTTCGACGTGGTTGCTGCGTTTGAATTTATTGAACACGCGCCGAATGTTCCCGCGTTGTTGGATGAACTCAAACGTGTGCTGCGGCCGCAAGGATTCTTATTCTTTCATTCGCCAAACCTCATCTCACCCTACCTGCCCGCGTATGACATCGCCCGAATGATGTGTGGCGGAGAGGGGCGCCCCGTGTTTGCTGAGACTCTTTCGCAAGCCTGGGGATGGTTGGGTGGAAATTTAATGTTATCTCTTAAAAAATGGGCGCATCCAAAACCCGGCTTTACCTACCGGGACCCGGATTTGTCCGAACGCCGCATCGGAGGCGACGCCGACAGCGTCTATCTGGCAAACCCGCTGGATTTGGCGTCGTATTTAAAACGACATGGGTTTATCATTGACCAACGCGCTCATGCCATGAGCTTTAAGAACAAAGTCTTGGCTGCGGTAACGCCGAATTTTGCGCCTTACATGGGATTGGTCGCCCACAAACGGAGCCGAACATGA